One Polaribacter sp. KT25b DNA segment encodes these proteins:
- a CDS encoding alpha-1,4-glucan--maltose-1-phosphate maltosyltransferase, producing MQNQSRIVIENIAPQLNQGTVFIKRVVNEIVNVTADVLVDGHDVLQANLLYKHESEKKWTDTRMQATSNDQYIAHFITEKQGFYSYKVEGWVDYALNWQHGIERKIDDYQHVNSELLEGAELLFAIIDDVNANDKEYLLYLIFIFKNSDTYAEAIKEAVSKRLTIILKNNPKKTLIQTSPEYKVYVDRIKARFSTWYEFFPRSASEQEGKHGTFNDCHRLLPRVAQMGFDTLYFPPIHPIGEVNRKGKNNTTVAQDGDVGSTWGIGSKYGGHKDIHPELGSLDDFKHLVAKAKELGIEVAMDYALQAAPDHPWVTEHPDWFKWRPDGTVQYAENPPKKYQDILPIYWESKDYKNLWKECLDTLFYWIDCGINVFRVDNPHTKPYYFWGWIITEVKKKHPDVLFLAEAFTRPKIMHQLAKQGYTQSYTYFTWRDSKHELIEYMNELTQTDQKEYMRPNFWPNTPDINPYHLQGAPEAKYLQRYALAATLSSNIGIYGPVFEQMIDTPIAGKEEYYMSEKFQLCHYDWFKENKVTTLISVINNIRKENESYQQTNNIKFLETGNDQLIAFYKWNQDRTNETLTVISLDAYNAQTGSVQLPLQDLGIPHGHKVEVVDLVTRNSYNWYNERNYVQLHATLPFHIFKINK from the coding sequence ATGCAAAATCAAAGTAGAATTGTAATAGAAAATATTGCTCCACAATTAAACCAAGGAACAGTATTTATAAAACGTGTTGTAAACGAAATTGTAAATGTAACTGCAGACGTTTTAGTAGATGGGCATGATGTACTTCAAGCAAATTTATTATATAAGCACGAATCAGAAAAAAAGTGGACAGATACTAGAATGCAAGCCACTTCTAACGATCAATATATAGCACATTTTATAACAGAAAAACAAGGTTTTTATTCATATAAAGTTGAAGGTTGGGTAGATTATGCTTTAAACTGGCAACACGGTATTGAAAGAAAAATTGACGATTATCAGCATGTAAACTCAGAACTTTTAGAAGGCGCAGAACTTTTGTTTGCAATTATAGACGATGTTAATGCTAATGATAAAGAATACTTACTTTACTTAATCTTTATTTTCAAAAATTCAGATACCTATGCAGAAGCAATTAAAGAAGCAGTTTCTAAAAGATTAACAATAATTCTTAAAAATAATCCGAAGAAAACTTTAATACAAACATCTCCAGAATATAAAGTTTATGTAGATCGTATAAAAGCTAGATTTTCTACTTGGTACGAATTTTTTCCACGTTCTGCATCAGAACAAGAAGGCAAACATGGTACTTTTAACGATTGTCACAGGTTGTTGCCAAGAGTTGCACAAATGGGTTTTGATACTTTGTACTTCCCTCCTATTCATCCAATTGGTGAAGTAAATAGAAAAGGGAAAAATAATACTACAGTTGCACAAGATGGAGATGTTGGTTCTACTTGGGGAATTGGTTCTAAATATGGAGGTCATAAAGATATTCATCCAGAATTAGGTTCTTTAGACGATTTTAAACATTTAGTTGCTAAAGCAAAAGAATTAGGTATTGAAGTTGCAATGGATTACGCTTTACAAGCAGCACCAGATCATCCTTGGGTTACAGAACATCCAGATTGGTTTAAATGGAGACCAGACGGAACGGTACAATATGCAGAAAATCCGCCTAAAAAATACCAAGATATATTACCAATTTATTGGGAAAGTAAAGACTATAAAAATCTTTGGAAAGAATGTTTAGACACTTTATTTTATTGGATTGATTGTGGAATTAACGTTTTTAGAGTTGATAATCCGCATACAAAACCTTACTATTTTTGGGGTTGGATTATTACTGAAGTGAAGAAAAAACATCCAGATGTTTTGTTTTTGGCAGAAGCTTTTACAAGACCAAAAATAATGCATCAATTGGCAAAACAAGGATATACACAATCCTATACTTATTTTACTTGGCGAGATTCTAAACACGAATTAATTGAGTATATGAACGAATTGACTCAAACAGATCAAAAAGAATATATGAGACCAAATTTTTGGCCTAACACGCCAGATATTAATCCGTATCATTTACAAGGTGCACCAGAAGCTAAATATTTACAACGCTATGCTTTAGCGGCAACGTTGTCTTCTAATATTGGTATTTATGGTCCTGTTTTTGAACAAATGATTGATACTCCAATTGCTGGAAAAGAGGAATATTACATGTCAGAAAAATTTCAACTTTGTCATTACGATTGGTTTAAAGAAAATAAAGTAACTACGTTAATTTCTGTAATTAACAACATTAGAAAAGAAAACGAATCCTATCAACAAACAAATAATATTAAGTTTTTAGAAACTGGAAATGACCAATTAATTGCTTTCTATAAATGGAATCAAGACAGAACAAATGAAACTTTAACAGTCATTAGTTTAGATGCTTATAATGCACAAACTGGCTCTGTACAATTACCGCTTCAAGATTTGGGTATTCCTCATGGTCATAAAGTTGAAGTTGTAGATTTGGTTACAAGAAATTCTTACAACTGGTATAATGAAAGAAATTATGTGCAATTGCATGCAACATTACCATTTCATATTTTTAAAATTAATAAATAA
- a CDS encoding trehalose synthase — protein MIQETITISESTIFSSSNNWEEIIADKDFVAVFLSDVLEEYIQKQRWFGGKSSQLKYIELSEYFKIQQDGEIYFGLILEVNFVEAFYHHYFLPIAFVADESISKENRILPIKLKNTTGYIVDAMHIEGFRKVAYERISSALPVDKTPVQYHKTEGFNFPTYKSSRLMGVEQSNTSIIYNDAFILKFFRRIYTDKNPDYEMSRFLSNTKEFKHTPLYLGSINIIDSDNINVTIGLMQKLVPNNGDAWEYFLKEIHKIYQTIDSKNISYKNLPDVEMFKRVKISEVPPQIIDWIGLNLLSKVKKLAQRTAEMHIALGSEFADTSFTPTRFNGDYTVWLKNRLTYQFQNRLHLAENNLHKLEGDSLQLAKEFLERKNEIRKRLVNFDWTKLKGERIRIHGDYHLGQVLVQDDDFCILDFEGEPESTIRDRKVKQPPLKDVAGLFRSFHYAIYSTIFNHQNEYKKTQEELFKYGELLYKYMVSIFLDTYIETTKNANLHIGYRNERIFLLKYCLLEKAIYELGYELNSRPKWTIIPLKGIANILNS, from the coding sequence ATGATACAAGAAACAATTACAATTTCTGAATCTACTATTTTTTCATCTTCAAATAATTGGGAAGAAATTATAGCTGATAAAGATTTTGTAGCTGTTTTCTTATCAGATGTTTTAGAAGAATACATACAAAAACAACGTTGGTTTGGTGGTAAATCTAGCCAATTAAAATACATTGAATTAAGTGAATATTTTAAAATTCAGCAAGATGGTGAAATCTATTTTGGTTTAATTCTAGAAGTCAATTTTGTAGAAGCATTTTATCATCACTATTTTTTACCAATTGCATTTGTTGCTGATGAAAGCATTTCTAAAGAAAATAGAATATTACCAATTAAGCTAAAAAATACAACTGGTTATATTGTAGATGCAATGCATATTGAAGGCTTTAGAAAAGTAGCTTATGAAAGAATAAGTTCTGCTTTACCTGTTGATAAAACTCCTGTTCAATATCATAAAACAGAAGGGTTCAATTTCCCAACATATAAATCATCAAGATTAATGGGTGTTGAACAAAGCAATACTTCTATCATTTATAATGACGCTTTTATCTTAAAATTTTTTAGAAGAATTTATACTGATAAAAATCCTGACTATGAAATGAGTCGTTTTTTATCAAACACAAAAGAGTTTAAACACACACCTCTTTATTTAGGAAGCATCAATATTATAGATTCTGATAATATCAATGTTACTATTGGTTTAATGCAAAAATTAGTTCCAAATAACGGTGATGCTTGGGAATATTTTTTAAAGGAAATTCATAAGATCTATCAAACAATAGATTCTAAAAACATTTCTTATAAAAATTTACCAGATGTAGAAATGTTTAAGCGCGTTAAGATTTCTGAAGTTCCGCCTCAAATTATAGATTGGATTGGACTCAACCTACTATCCAAAGTAAAAAAATTAGCACAAAGAACAGCTGAAATGCATATTGCTTTAGGATCTGAATTTGCAGATACTTCATTTACACCTACTCGTTTTAATGGCGATTATACTGTTTGGTTAAAAAACCGATTAACCTATCAATTTCAAAATAGATTACATCTTGCTGAAAATAATTTACATAAATTAGAAGGAGATTCTTTACAACTTGCAAAAGAATTTTTAGAAAGAAAAAATGAAATTAGAAAACGCTTAGTAAATTTTGATTGGACAAAACTAAAAGGAGAAAGAATTAGAATTCATGGCGATTATCATTTAGGTCAAGTTTTAGTGCAAGATGATGATTTTTGTATTTTAGATTTCGAAGGCGAACCAGAAAGTACCATTAGAGATCGTAAAGTAAAACAACCACCATTAAAAGATGTTGCAGGTTTATTTAGATCTTTTCATTACGCAATTTATTCAACAATATTTAATCATCAAAATGAGTATAAAAAAACTCAAGAAGAACTTTTTAAGTATGGAGAATTGTTATACAAGTACATGGTTTCTATCTTTTTAGACACCTATATAGAAACCACAAAAAATGCAAACCTACATATAGGTTATAGAAACGAAAGAATATTTTTATTAAAATATTGCTTATTAGAAAAAGCAATTTACGAATTAGGATACGAACTTAACTCAAGACCAAAATGGACTATTATTCCATTAAAAGGTATTGCAAACATATTGAACTCATAA
- the glgB gene encoding 1,4-alpha-glucan branching protein GlgB codes for MTKTKVHSLFTEFDINLFKAGKHYRLYEKFGSHLITLDGEEGTYFAVWAPSAKSVSVTGDFNFWLEGEHHLNVRWDGSGIWEGFIPGVKKGSIYKYKIQNSNNDVITEKADPFARRCEHPPKTASVVWEDDYAWKDKKWMKERKKNNALDAPFSVYEVHLGSWKKQIEENRFLSYVELADELVNYVADMNFTHVEFMPIMEYPYDPSWGYQLTGYFAPTSRFGYPDEFKFLVDKFHEKGIGVLLDWVPSHFPSDDHGLGYFDGSHLYEHPDRRKGYHQDWKSLIFNYGRNEIKAFLISNAIFWLDQYHADGLRVDAVASMLFLDYSREEGEWEPNMFGGREYLEAIDFIKEMNTAVYEAFPDVQTIAEESTSFPKVSRPIYDGGLGFGMKWMMGWMHDTLDYFAKEPIYRKHHQNDLTFSLNYAFTENFMLPLSHDEVVYGKKSILEKMPGDEWQKFANLRLMYSLMYTHPGTKLLFQGGEFGQTSEWNFNGSLDWHLLQYDVHKGAQALVRDLNRLYKKEPALHQKQFTHEGFEWIDHGDHQNSVLSYLRKGNNENDNVIIILNLTPVPRENYRIGLPKAGTLKEVFNSDNSKYNGTGSFNNKNLNSEVKEWNNRKNSLELNLPPLGMLAFKFK; via the coding sequence ATGACAAAAACAAAAGTACACAGTCTTTTTACAGAATTTGATATTAATTTATTTAAAGCTGGAAAACATTATAGATTATACGAAAAATTTGGTTCGCATCTTATAACTTTAGATGGCGAAGAAGGAACCTATTTTGCTGTTTGGGCTCCAAGTGCAAAATCTGTTTCTGTTACTGGCGATTTTAATTTCTGGTTAGAAGGCGAACATCATTTAAATGTACGTTGGGACGGAAGTGGAATTTGGGAAGGATTTATACCAGGCGTAAAAAAAGGTAGTATTTACAAATATAAAATTCAGAATTCTAATAATGATGTTATTACAGAAAAAGCAGATCCTTTTGCACGAAGATGTGAACATCCACCAAAAACAGCCTCTGTAGTTTGGGAAGATGATTATGCTTGGAAAGACAAAAAATGGATGAAAGAAAGAAAGAAAAATAATGCGTTAGATGCGCCTTTTTCTGTTTATGAAGTTCATTTAGGTTCTTGGAAAAAACAAATTGAAGAAAATCGTTTTTTAAGTTATGTAGAATTAGCAGACGAATTGGTAAATTATGTTGCCGACATGAATTTTACACACGTAGAATTTATGCCAATTATGGAATATCCTTATGATCCAAGTTGGGGATATCAATTAACAGGATATTTTGCACCAACTTCTCGTTTTGGTTATCCTGATGAATTTAAATTTTTAGTTGATAAATTTCACGAAAAAGGAATTGGAGTTCTATTAGACTGGGTTCCTTCACATTTTCCTTCGGATGATCATGGTTTAGGATATTTTGATGGTTCTCATTTATATGAACATCCAGATAGAAGAAAAGGATATCATCAAGATTGGAAAAGTTTAATTTTTAATTACGGAAGAAACGAAATAAAAGCTTTCTTAATTAGTAATGCTATATTTTGGTTAGACCAATATCATGCAGATGGTTTAAGAGTAGATGCAGTTGCATCTATGTTATTTTTAGATTATTCTAGAGAAGAAGGCGAATGGGAACCAAATATGTTTGGTGGTAGAGAATATTTAGAAGCTATTGATTTTATTAAAGAAATGAATACAGCAGTGTATGAAGCTTTTCCTGATGTACAAACAATTGCAGAAGAATCAACTTCATTTCCAAAAGTTTCTAGACCAATTTATGATGGCGGTTTAGGTTTTGGTATGAAATGGATGATGGGTTGGATGCATGATACATTAGATTATTTTGCAAAAGAACCAATCTATAGAAAACATCATCAAAACGATTTAACATTTAGTTTAAATTACGCGTTTACAGAAAACTTTATGCTTCCTCTTTCTCATGATGAAGTTGTATATGGAAAAAAATCTATTTTAGAAAAAATGCCTGGAGATGAATGGCAGAAATTTGCTAATTTAAGATTAATGTATAGTTTAATGTATACACATCCTGGAACAAAATTATTATTTCAAGGAGGTGAATTTGGGCAAACAAGCGAATGGAATTTTAATGGCAGTTTAGATTGGCATTTATTACAATACGATGTTCATAAAGGTGCACAAGCTTTAGTTAGAGATTTAAATAGGTTGTACAAAAAAGAGCCTGCTTTACATCAAAAACAATTTACACATGAAGGTTTTGAGTGGATAGATCATGGAGATCATCAAAATTCTGTTTTATCATATCTTAGAAAAGGAAATAATGAAAATGATAATGTAATTATTATTTTAAATTTAACTCCGGTTCCTAGAGAAAACTACAGAATTGGTCTGCCAAAAGCAGGAACTTTAAAAGAAGTTTTTAATAGTGATAATTCAAAATATAATGGTACAGGAAGTTTTAATAATAAAAATTTAAACTCAGAAGTAAAAGAATGGAATAATAGGAAAAACTCTCTTGAATTAAACTTACCTCCATTAGGTATGTTAGCTTTTAAGTTTAAGTAA
- a CDS encoding glycoside hydrolase family 31 protein, with amino-acid sequence MIVNTELEQKGNLFPSKIINYKKDVDTLSFTTENNVVLQVTVVRDSVIRFRYSTTGKFEKDFSYGVTIHASRGYNFLTVTEDTTHYIITTSKLICKIEKLSLQVSLFDAIDLKLINEDEIGFHWEESYEYGGDIVKMSKICQKSESYYGLGDKPVNVNLKGKRFENWATDSYAFGKNTDPIYKAIPFYTSIQDNKSYGIFFDNTFKSHFDFANERRNVTSFWAQGGEMNYYFIYGPQMEEVVKNYTDLTGKPHALPPLWALGFHQCKWSYYPEANVKEVTKTFRDLKIPCDAIYLDIDYMDGFRCFTWDKNYFPDPKRMVKELEEDGFKTVVIIDPGIKIDLEYDVFKEALDKDYFCKRADGPYMKGKVWPGECYFPDYTKPEVREWWSGLFQELIEDIGVKGVWNDMNEPAVMDVPNKSFPDDVRHDYDGNPCSHRKAHNIYGTQMARATYHGLKKYSYPKRPFVITRSAYSGAQRYTSTWMGDNVATWEHLAIANYQAQRMAMSGFSFAGSDIGGFAEQPQGELFARWIQLGVFHAFCRVHSSGDHGDQEPWVFGEEVTDIVRKFVELRYQLLPYLYTAFWKYINEGTPILKSLVLYDQEDTATHYRSDEFVYGEQILVCPIQEPNAKGRRMYIPRGKWYNFWTNEVVDGGREMWVDADIDSMPIYIKEGAVIPKYPVQQYVGEKKFNEITLDVYYKEGKEVSKLYDDAHDGYDYKKGRYSLRTFKVTGKKNEFILQQHKQGKFDADYKNFNIVLHNLPFTIASVQIDNVVVEVNKSNTGEFQSITVDKEFTELHLLGK; translated from the coding sequence ATGATTGTCAATACAGAATTAGAACAAAAAGGAAATTTATTTCCATCAAAAATAATAAATTATAAAAAAGATGTAGATACATTATCTTTTACAACAGAAAACAATGTTGTTTTACAAGTAACGGTTGTTAGAGATAGTGTAATTAGGTTTAGATATTCTACTACAGGAAAATTTGAAAAAGATTTTTCTTATGGTGTAACTATACATGCATCTAGAGGTTATAACTTTTTAACAGTTACAGAAGATACTACGCATTACATTATTACAACTTCAAAATTAATCTGTAAAATAGAAAAGCTAAGTTTACAAGTAAGCTTATTTGATGCTATTGATTTAAAATTAATTAATGAAGATGAAATTGGTTTTCACTGGGAAGAAAGTTACGAATACGGAGGAGATATAGTAAAAATGAGTAAGATTTGTCAGAAATCTGAAAGTTATTACGGATTGGGAGACAAACCTGTTAATGTAAATTTAAAAGGAAAACGTTTTGAAAACTGGGCAACAGATTCTTATGCGTTTGGTAAAAACACAGATCCAATTTATAAAGCAATACCCTTTTATACATCAATTCAAGACAATAAATCTTATGGTATTTTCTTTGATAATACTTTTAAATCACATTTCGATTTTGCAAACGAAAGAAGAAATGTAACAAGTTTTTGGGCACAAGGAGGTGAAATGAATTACTATTTTATCTACGGACCTCAAATGGAAGAAGTAGTCAAGAACTATACAGATTTAACTGGTAAACCTCATGCTTTACCTCCTTTATGGGCTTTAGGATTTCATCAATGTAAATGGAGCTATTACCCAGAAGCAAATGTAAAAGAGGTTACAAAAACATTTAGAGATTTAAAAATACCTTGTGATGCTATCTATTTAGATATCGATTATATGGATGGTTTCCGTTGTTTTACTTGGGATAAAAATTATTTTCCAGATCCTAAAAGAATGGTAAAAGAACTAGAAGAAGATGGTTTTAAAACTGTTGTAATAATAGATCCAGGAATTAAAATTGATTTAGAATACGATGTTTTTAAAGAAGCTTTAGATAAAGATTATTTCTGTAAACGTGCAGATGGACCATATATGAAAGGTAAAGTTTGGCCTGGAGAATGTTATTTTCCAGATTATACAAAACCAGAAGTTAGAGAGTGGTGGTCTGGCTTATTTCAAGAATTAATTGAAGATATTGGTGTAAAAGGTGTTTGGAATGACATGAACGAACCTGCAGTGATGGATGTACCTAATAAATCTTTTCCAGATGATGTTCGTCATGATTATGATGGAAATCCTTGTTCTCATAGAAAAGCTCACAATATATATGGAACTCAAATGGCGCGTGCTACATATCATGGTTTAAAAAAATATTCTTATCCTAAAAGACCTTTTGTAATTACAAGATCTGCATATTCTGGTGCACAAAGGTATACATCTACTTGGATGGGAGATAATGTTGCAACTTGGGAACATTTAGCAATCGCTAACTATCAAGCTCAAAGAATGGCAATGTCTGGTTTCTCTTTTGCAGGATCTGATATTGGTGGATTTGCAGAACAACCACAAGGAGAATTATTTGCCCGTTGGATACAGTTAGGAGTCTTTCATGCATTTTGTAGAGTGCATTCTTCTGGAGATCATGGAGATCAAGAACCGTGGGTTTTTGGTGAAGAAGTTACAGATATTGTTAGAAAATTTGTAGAATTAAGATACCAATTACTACCTTATTTATATACTGCATTTTGGAAATATATTAACGAAGGTACACCAATTTTAAAATCACTCGTTTTATATGATCAAGAAGATACCGCAACGCATTATAGAAGTGATGAATTTGTATATGGAGAACAAATATTAGTTTGCCCAATACAGGAACCAAATGCTAAAGGAAGAAGAATGTACATTCCTAGAGGTAAATGGTATAACTTCTGGACCAATGAAGTTGTTGACGGAGGAAGAGAAATGTGGGTAGATGCAGACATAGATAGTATGCCAATCTATATTAAAGAAGGCGCTGTAATACCTAAATATCCTGTACAACAATATGTTGGTGAAAAGAAATTTAACGAAATTACTTTAGATGTATATTACAAAGAAGGTAAAGAAGTTTCTAAATTATACGATGACGCTCATGACGGTTATGATTATAAAAAAGGAAGATATAGTTTACGCACTTTTAAAGTAACAGGAAAAAAGAACGAATTTATCTTACAACAACATAAACAAGGTAAGTTTGATGCAGACTATAAAAATTTCAATATTGTTTTGCATAATTTACCTTTCACAATTGCTTCTGTTCAAATTGACAATGTTGTAGTAGAAGTAAATAAATCTAATACTGGCGAATTTCAATCTATTACTGTAGATAAAGAGTTTACAGAGTTACATTTATTAGGAAAATAG
- the prfA gene encoding peptide chain release factor 1: MLDKLRIVKQRYDEVSDLIIQPEIIMDQKRYAQLSKEYKDLGSVVKKGEEYQSLLSNIEEAKEIIADGSDAEMTEMAKMEIEEANIRIPQLEEEIKFLLIPKDPEDSKNAVVELRAGTGGDEASIFAGDLFRMYTKYCESKGWKVSTVDYSEGTNGGFKEIQFEVNGADVYGTLKFEAGVHRVQRVPQTETQGRVHTSAATCMVFPEAEEFDVEINPKDVRIDFFCSSGPGGQSVNTTYSAVRLTHIPTGLVAQCQDQKSQHKNKEKAFKVLRSRLYDMELAKKNAEDALKRGSMVSSGDRSAKIRTYNYAQGRVTDHRIGLSLYDLPNILNGDIQKIIDELMLAENTEKLKTLSDGF; the protein is encoded by the coding sequence ATGTTAGATAAATTAAGAATTGTTAAACAACGTTATGATGAGGTTTCTGATTTGATTATTCAGCCAGAGATTATCATGGATCAAAAACGTTATGCACAATTAAGTAAAGAGTATAAAGATTTAGGAAGTGTAGTTAAGAAAGGTGAAGAATATCAATCTTTATTAAGTAATATAGAAGAAGCAAAAGAAATTATTGCTGATGGTTCTGATGCTGAAATGACAGAAATGGCTAAGATGGAAATTGAAGAAGCCAATATTAGAATTCCGCAATTAGAAGAAGAAATTAAGTTTTTATTAATACCAAAAGATCCAGAAGATTCTAAAAATGCAGTTGTAGAATTGCGAGCAGGAACTGGAGGAGATGAAGCAAGTATTTTTGCTGGAGATTTATTTAGAATGTATACTAAATATTGTGAAAGTAAAGGTTGGAAAGTTTCTACTGTAGATTATTCTGAAGGAACAAATGGAGGTTTTAAGGAAATTCAGTTTGAAGTAAACGGAGCAGATGTTTATGGAACTTTAAAGTTTGAAGCTGGTGTGCATCGTGTGCAAAGAGTGCCGCAGACAGAAACGCAAGGTCGCGTGCATACTTCTGCTGCAACTTGTATGGTTTTTCCTGAAGCAGAAGAGTTTGATGTTGAGATTAATCCAAAAGATGTAAGAATTGATTTTTTCTGTTCTTCTGGTCCAGGTGGTCAATCTGTAAATACTACTTATTCTGCTGTTCGTTTAACACATATTCCAACTGGTTTAGTTGCGCAATGTCAAGATCAAAAATCACAACATAAAAATAAAGAAAAAGCATTTAAAGTGTTACGTTCTCGTTTATATGATATGGAACTAGCTAAGAAAAATGCAGAAGATGCATTAAAACGTGGTTCTATGGTTTCTTCTGGTGATAGAAGTGCGAAGATTAGAACGTATAATTATGCGCAAGGTAGAGTTACAGATCATAGAATTGGTTTGTCTTTATATGATTTACCCAATATTTTGAATGGAGATATTCAAAAAATTATTGATGAGTTAATGCTTGCAGAAAACACAGAAAAATTAAAAACTTTAAGTGATGGGTTTTAA
- a CDS encoding DUF6265 family protein has translation MRLLLFSFCFFLMVSCNNKTEKLDKPLFLIGNWVRLNDKEGNQTYETWNTNLTGIGYTKQEQKTTFQEILSIVTIKDTLYLKVEDVNKTPTLFKFTEQTDTSFVCENPENEFPKKIKYYIEDKQLKAIISADDFRIDFVFEKAK, from the coding sequence ATGAGATTACTACTCTTTTCTTTTTGTTTTTTTCTAATGGTTTCTTGTAATAATAAAACAGAAAAACTTGATAAACCATTATTTCTAATAGGTAATTGGGTTCGCTTAAATGATAAAGAAGGCAACCAAACGTATGAAACTTGGAATACAAATTTAACAGGAATTGGTTATACAAAACAAGAACAAAAAACAACTTTTCAAGAAATATTAAGTATCGTTACCATAAAAGACACCTTATATTTAAAGGTTGAAGATGTAAATAAAACACCAACGCTATTTAAATTTACAGAACAAACCGACACTTCTTTTGTTTGTGAAAACCCAGAAAATGAGTTTCCAAAAAAAATAAAATACTATATAGAAGACAAGCAATTAAAAGCAATTATATCTGCAGATGATTTTAGAATTGATTTTGTTTTTGAGAAAGCAAAATAA
- a CDS encoding ATP-binding protein yields the protein MKKNEFIEKEKKDFEQLEKDKIIERQLRFQDLLISISTKYINSDLSNTDSLVGKSLKQIGEFVEADRSYIFSYDFMSNTTSNTYEWCAEGVEAEINNLQNLPLNFITHWLDAHKKGDPFYVEDVSLLPKDGEFGLRAVLEPQGIKSLITIPMIKNKELIGFIGFDSVKKINKYSENEKDILFVFANMLVNVIQRKEHEELIKNQEEKKEELLYNLSIQNEELNEYAHAVSHDLKAPLVNIHTLIDWFLEDNKEALDQNFSNLLQEILFDVEKMDFLIKGILDYSSIDKIESEDRLVDFNLIVDEVLKDVLVPYNIKIKIQENLPSLYGNVWRFKQVFLNLIENAIKYNDKEIGTIEVGVTEKNNHFEFYVKDNGVGINSDYFDQIFKVFTKLESSSSSSGIGLSIVKKIIKYYKGTIWIESKEGIGTTFYFTILKQ from the coding sequence ATGAAAAAAAATGAATTTATTGAAAAAGAAAAGAAAGATTTTGAGCAACTTGAAAAAGATAAGATTATTGAACGGCAATTACGTTTTCAAGACCTTTTAATTAGTATTTCTACAAAATATATAAACTCAGATTTATCAAATACAGACAGTCTTGTTGGTAAATCTTTAAAGCAAATAGGAGAGTTTGTAGAAGCAGACAGAAGTTATATTTTTTCTTATGATTTTATGAGTAATACAACGAGTAATACTTATGAATGGTGTGCAGAAGGTGTAGAAGCAGAGATTAATAATTTACAAAATTTACCACTTAATTTTATTACACATTGGTTAGATGCTCATAAAAAAGGTGATCCTTTTTATGTAGAAGATGTAAGTCTTTTGCCAAAAGACGGTGAGTTTGGTTTACGTGCGGTTTTAGAACCACAAGGAATTAAAAGCCTGATAACAATACCAATGATTAAAAACAAAGAATTAATTGGTTTTATTGGTTTTGATTCGGTTAAAAAAATTAATAAATATTCTGAAAACGAAAAAGATATTCTATTTGTTTTTGCCAATATGCTTGTAAATGTTATTCAAAGAAAAGAACACGAAGAACTAATAAAAAATCAAGAAGAAAAAAAAGAAGAATTATTATATAATTTATCAATTCAAAATGAAGAATTAAATGAATATGCTCATGCTGTTTCTCATGATTTAAAAGCTCCTCTGGTAAATATTCATACATTAATAGATTGGTTTTTAGAAGATAATAAAGAAGCATTAGATCAAAATTTTTCTAATCTTTTGCAAGAAATATTATTTGATGTAGAAAAAATGGATTTCTTAATTAAAGGAATTTTAGATTATTCAAGTATTGATAAAATAGAGTCCGAAGATAGATTAGTAGATTTTAATTTAATTGTTGACGAGGTTTTAAAAGATGTTTTGGTACCTTACAATATAAAAATTAAGATTCAAGAAAATCTACCAAGTTTATATGGAAATGTTTGGAGGTTTAAACAAGTATTTTTAAACTTAATTGAAAATGCTATAAAATATAATGATAAAGAAATCGGAACTATTGAAGTTGGGGTAACTGAAAAGAACAATCATTTTGAATTTTATGTAAAAGATAACGGTGTTGGAATTAATTCTGATTATTTTGATCAGATATTTAAAGTGTTTACCAAGCTAGAAAGCAGTTCTTCGTCTTCAGGAATAGGATTATCTATTGTAAAAAAAATCATTAAATATTATAAAGGTACTATTTGGATAGAAAGTAAAGAAGGTATTGGAACCACGTTTTATTTTACGATATTAAAGCAATAA